In Populus nigra chromosome 1, ddPopNigr1.1, whole genome shotgun sequence, one genomic interval encodes:
- the LOC133681159 gene encoding rop guanine nucleotide exchange factor 12-like, with amino-acid sequence MVRALGEEQEEDYRSRLYHFKGMNENAGGQHVKSLSADDSSSFEEYSSMEDRMTCRNHQAPRRLNDQASDHKQKVGTSPYRNDKGPRSRIGKDEAGVAPSGKDNKNLEMEQMKERFAKLLLGEDMSGGGKGVSSALALSNAITNLAASVFGEQRRLEPMSPERKARWIREIDWLLSVTDHVVELVPSQQKSKDGSNMEIMVTRQRNDIHMNIPALRKLDAMLLDSLDNFKDQNEFYYVSRDSPESEKGGTKRTDDKWWLPTVKVPPDGLSERATKFIQYQKDSVNQVLKAAMAINAQILSEMEIPENYIESLPKNGRASLGDLAYRSITLEYFDPDQFLSTMDISSEHKILDLKNRIEASIVIWKRKMNQKDSKSAWGSAVSLEKRELFEERAETILLLLKQRFPGIPQSSLDVSKIQYNKDVGHAILESYSRILETLASTVLSRIEDVLDADYVTRNPSQAGHKRNTLKEAPQVPASPREGTEKNSEDTNASMTLSDFMGWGSEQNESAAKKDPFGSDELLKDDDRYKQKLTKISTNRKPSYLDNLGALRSPTARH; translated from the exons ATGGTTCGTGCTCTcggagaagaacaagaagaagactATAGGTCTAGATTGTATCATTTCAAAGGGATGAATGAGAATGCCGGGGGTCAGCATGTTAAGAGCTTGAGCGCAGATGATAGTTCTAGTTTTGAAGAATACTCTTCAATGGAGGACAGAATGACATGTAGAAACCATCAGGCTCCAAGACGCTTAAATGACCAAGCATCAGATCATAAACAGAAAGTGGGGACTTCACCTTATAGGAATGATAAGGGCCCTAGATCAAGGATAGGAAAGGATGAAGCCGGGGTTGCTCCTTCaggaaaagataataaaaatctaG AAATGGAACAGATGAAGGAAAGGTTTGCTAAACTGCTTCTTGGGGAGGATATGTCTGGCGGAGGAAAGGGTGTCTCCTCAGCTTTGGCATTGTCAAATGCAATTACAAATCTTGCTG CTTCTGTGTTTGGCGAACAACGGCGTCTAGAGCCTATGTCACCAGAAAGAAAAGCAAGGTGGATAAGAGAAATTGATTGGCTCTTATCTGTAACCGATCACGTTGTTGAACTTGTTCCTTCCCAACAAAAATCCAAGGATGGATCAAATATGGAG ATAATGGTGACAAGACAACGAAATGATATTCATATGAACATCCCAGCCTTACGCAAGCTTGACGCAATGCTTCTT GACTCCCTAGATAACTTCAAAGACCAAAATGAGTTTTATTATGTTTCAAGAGACTCCCCCGAGTCAGAAAAAGGAGGCACCAAGAGAACAGATGATAAATGGTGGCTACCTACTGTCAAAGTTCCTCCAGATGGTTTATCGGAAAGGGCCACAAAATTTATTCAATACCAAAAAGACAGTGTGAACCAAGTTCTCAAAGCAGCCATGGCGATAAATGCTCAAATACTTTCAGAAATGGAGATTCCTGAAAACTACATTGAATCCCTTCCCAAA AACGGGAGGGCAAGCCTTGGAGACTTAGCGTACAGGAGCATTACTCTTGAGTACTTCGATCCTGATCAATTTCTGAGCACCATGGACATATCATCAGAACATAAGATACTAGACCTCAAGAACAGAATAGAGGCTTCAATAGTGATTTGGAAAAGGAAGATGAATCAGAAAGATAGTAAATCCGCATGGGGATCTGCTGTCAGTTTGGAGAAGAGAGAACTCTTTGAAGAGAGGGCAGAAACTATCCTCCTCCTTCTCAAACAGCGCTTCCCTGGAATTCCTCAATCTTCACTAGATGTCAGCAAAATTCAATACAACAAG GATGTGGGGCACGCCATCTTGGAAAGCTATTCGAGAATTCTAGAAACCTTGGCCTCGACAGTCTTGTCTCGAATCGAAGATGTACTCGATGCTGATTATGTTACTCGAAATCCATCACAGGCAGGACATAAGAGGAACACGTTAAAAGAGGCACCACAGGTACCGGCATCGCCCAGAGAAGGGACGGAGAAGAACTCCGAAGATACAAATGCTTCGATGACTCTGTCTGATTTTATGGGTTGGGGTTCAGAACAAAATGAGAGTGCGGCAAAGAAGGATCCATTTGGATCAGATGAACTACTGAAAGATGATGATAGATATAAACAGAAACTCACTAAAATATCAACCAACAGGAAACCTTCCTATCTTGATAATTTAGGAGCTTTACGAAGCCCAACAGCTCGCCATTAA
- the LOC133671381 gene encoding small ribosomal subunit protein uS17c gives MLLTMSLTSSFNSLTLSTPFLHGTTQLSHLSKPTSSLTLRPTKPFTFLPPIRAMKSLQGKVVCATSDKTVAVEVTRLAPHPKYKRRVRKKKKYQAHDPENQFKVGDLVQLEKSKPISKTKSFLAVPVPARKKKEKKEGEEGGVGSQELGIPLESQQELQA, from the coding sequence ATGCTGCTAACAATGTCCCTCACATCCTCATTCAACTCCCTTACTCTCTCCACTCCATTCCTCCATGGAACAACCCAACTTTCTCACTTGTCAAAACCCACTTCTTCTCTCACTCTCCGACCCACGAAGCCCTTCACTTTCCTCCCTCCAATCAGGGCCATGAAGTCATTGCAAGGCAAAGTTGTATGTGCAACAAGTGACAAAACTGTGGCTGTTGAGGTTACAAGGTTGGCCCCACATCCTAAGTACAAGAGACGggtgaggaagaagaagaagtaccAGGCTCATGACCCTGAGAATCAGTTCAAAGTTGGAGACTTGGTCCAGCTTGAAAAGAGCAAACCCATTAGCAAGACTAAAAGTTTTCTTGCTGTGCCTGTACCAgctaggaagaagaaggagaagaaagaggGTGAGGAAGGAGGAGTGGGGTCTCAAGAGCTTGGAATTCCGTTGGAGTCTCAACAGGAACTGCAGGCTTAA